The following proteins are co-located in the Bremerella cremea genome:
- a CDS encoding CheR family methyltransferase: MSLTIGDIDAVCNLVNDLCGICLDSSKSYLIESRLGQIVEKHGCKDYAELVKKVRLGVDSQLTNQFVDAITTNETLFFRDKYLFEAFQYKALPELIDARGKTAFPTRVRIWSAACSTGQEPYSLAMTIAEMIPDVHRWDIQITATDISDAAISKASRGVYAKHEIERGVSQERLKRFFYPEGDGWRIRDEIRGMVSFNRKNLLEPLGQTARYDMVFCRNVAIYFTREVRQDLFRRIAQTMVSDGYLFVGAQEFLADVGPNFTPHQHCRSSFYRPNLTAPVPHALVRS, translated from the coding sequence ATGTCGCTAACGATCGGCGATATCGACGCCGTATGCAACTTGGTGAACGATCTTTGTGGGATCTGTTTGGACTCTAGCAAGTCGTACCTGATAGAAAGCCGCTTGGGACAGATCGTCGAAAAACATGGCTGTAAAGACTATGCCGAGTTAGTGAAAAAGGTTCGCTTAGGCGTCGATTCGCAGCTCACCAATCAATTTGTCGACGCCATTACCACCAATGAGACCTTGTTCTTCCGCGACAAATACTTGTTCGAGGCATTCCAATACAAAGCCCTACCTGAATTGATCGACGCGCGAGGCAAGACGGCGTTTCCTACCAGAGTACGGATTTGGTCGGCCGCATGTAGCACAGGGCAAGAGCCGTATAGCCTGGCGATGACCATCGCCGAGATGATTCCTGATGTGCATCGCTGGGATATTCAGATTACCGCCACCGACATCTCCGATGCCGCCATCTCGAAAGCAAGTCGAGGCGTTTACGCAAAGCATGAAATCGAACGTGGCGTCTCGCAAGAAAGATTGAAACGGTTCTTCTATCCCGAAGGAGACGGTTGGCGAATTCGTGACGAAATTCGCGGAATGGTTTCCTTTAACCGTAAAAACTTATTGGAACCCTTGGGACAGACTGCCCGATACGATATGGTCTTCTGTCGCAATGTCGCGATTTATTTCACTCGTGAAGTCCGCCAAGACTTGTTTCGCCGCATTGCCCAGACCATGGTGTCCGATGGCTACTTGTTTGTCGGAGCCCAAGAATTTCTAGCCGATGTCGGACCGAACTTCACCCCGCATCAACATTGCCGCAGCTCTTTTTATCGGCCTAATCTTACGGCCCCTGTCCCTCACGCTTTGGTGCGTTCGTAG